From the Halomonas meridiana genome, one window contains:
- a CDS encoding DUF3087 family protein, with product MAFSLEQHDPDTYRRKARIISVAMAGQLIIFGLLFSMLLTTTFGSSVWLNALGVLLGLLATSAMFAALRERPWMAEMRYVWQLKHHLSRISSYLQPLRRAVEDDNRLALDILTFYHQGMAQLAELNGRTTDDDAERLAEKMQVKVKREALGLPKDVTTFDPHDLSAFKK from the coding sequence ATGGCCTTTTCCCTTGAACAGCACGACCCCGATACGTACCGGCGCAAGGCCCGCATCATCAGCGTGGCGATGGCCGGGCAGCTGATTATTTTTGGCCTGCTGTTTTCCATGCTCCTCACCACGACCTTTGGTAGCAGCGTCTGGCTGAACGCGCTGGGCGTATTGTTGGGCTTGCTTGCCACCAGCGCTATGTTCGCGGCACTAAGAGAGCGCCCCTGGATGGCCGAGATGCGCTATGTTTGGCAACTCAAGCACCACCTGTCGCGTATCAGCAGCTACCTGCAGCCGCTACGTCGCGCAGTGGAAGACGATAACCGCCTAGCGCTGGATATTCTGACCTTTTACCATCAGGGCATGGCCCAGCTTGCCGAGCTGAATGGCCGTACCACCGATGACGATGCCGAGCGGTTAGCGGAAAAAATGCAGGTCAAAGTGAAGCGTGAAGCGTTAGGCCTACCCAAAGACGTCACCACGTTCGACCCACACGACCTGAGCGCTTTTAAGAAGTAA
- a CDS encoding MliC family protein, translating to MKANAALRRFTTAAAAGVLLAGCATSAPDPEPPVKTTVQSSAPLLPSVLFPGSAERFQAWNCQPANQDLVTAVNGEELRLWSLHGAWRLPQAVVASGARYQDGDISFWNRGDQAQIETPRGQLQCQQGVDREIATRSSHPGVMLLARGNEPGWTIELANDAPVMTWTTNYGSDTTTMPYMVSVMDNEAGRVVIENANAEQFFRVRIESGACFDDMSGEPYPARVTLTIGGEQYKGCGQGIAP from the coding sequence ATGAAGGCTAATGCTGCATTACGACGATTCACCACGGCAGCGGCTGCCGGTGTGCTGTTAGCTGGTTGCGCCACCAGTGCGCCCGACCCTGAGCCGCCGGTAAAAACCACCGTGCAAAGCAGCGCACCGCTACTGCCTTCGGTGCTGTTTCCCGGTAGTGCCGAGCGCTTTCAAGCTTGGAACTGCCAACCAGCCAATCAAGACTTGGTCACGGCCGTCAATGGGGAAGAGTTACGGCTGTGGTCGCTACATGGCGCGTGGCGATTGCCTCAAGCCGTCGTGGCCAGCGGTGCCCGCTATCAGGATGGCGATATCAGCTTCTGGAATCGCGGCGACCAGGCGCAAATCGAAACGCCCCGTGGGCAATTGCAGTGCCAGCAAGGGGTTGACCGGGAGATTGCGACCCGGTCAAGCCACCCAGGCGTGATGTTGTTAGCCCGCGGCAACGAGCCGGGTTGGACGATTGAGCTGGCGAACGATGCGCCAGTAATGACCTGGACTACCAACTACGGCAGCGACACCACCACCATGCCTTATATGGTCAGCGTGATGGACAACGAGGCAGGCAGGGTAGTGATCGAGAACGCCAACGCCGAGCAGTTTTTCCGCGTTCGCATTGAATCGGGTGCCTGCTTCGATGACATGAGTGGCGAGCCTTATCCTGCTCGCGTGACGCTCACCATTGGCGGCGAGCAGTACAAAGGGTGTGGCCAGGGCATCGCGCCCTAG
- a CDS encoding metal-dependent hydrolase: MDSITQAALGAAVGGAVLGKRLGRKAIVLGALLGTLPDLDVALDYGDAIANVTEHRGFSHSLFVLTGLGTLLAVLSARFAPARDISLGRWWCFFTLILVTHPLLDSLTTYGTQLLWPLDAPPAAWPIVFIIDPFYTLPLLMALIIGSVSGKVRSACRTGLVISCAYLMMAAGAKWSVEQRLTPALAEANLQAAPVLIQPTPFNIALWRATVIDEDRYYESLISVFDRDRVPALEPLRRNVELEANALEGPLGQRLTWFTGPFLRFETRDINGQETLIATDIRLGFPGFHPFNFTLATREGDRWMPVAISEEVRSPRGLHLATLARLAARAGGDVSALCASDYVEPQWRAEPFLYRC; the protein is encoded by the coding sequence GGGTACCCTGCCCGATCTGGACGTCGCGTTGGATTATGGCGACGCCATTGCCAATGTCACGGAGCATCGCGGGTTTAGCCATTCACTGTTCGTACTGACGGGTCTTGGCACGCTGCTGGCCGTGCTGAGTGCCCGCTTTGCTCCAGCACGGGACATCTCGTTGGGTCGCTGGTGGTGCTTTTTTACGTTGATATTAGTGACTCACCCGCTGCTCGACTCGCTGACCACCTACGGCACACAGTTGCTCTGGCCGCTAGACGCACCGCCCGCCGCGTGGCCTATCGTCTTCATCATCGATCCGTTCTACACGCTACCGCTGCTTATGGCGCTGATCATCGGCAGCGTGTCGGGCAAGGTACGCAGTGCCTGCCGCACGGGGCTGGTGATCTCCTGCGCTTACCTCATGATGGCCGCAGGTGCAAAATGGAGCGTCGAGCAGCGCCTAACGCCAGCCCTAGCCGAGGCGAACTTACAAGCGGCCCCCGTACTCATCCAACCCACGCCGTTCAACATCGCACTATGGCGGGCAACGGTCATCGATGAAGACCGCTATTACGAGAGTTTGATCAGTGTATTCGATCGTGACCGAGTCCCCGCACTGGAACCGCTGCGTCGTAACGTCGAACTGGAGGCCAACGCTTTGGAGGGACCGCTAGGGCAGCGGCTGACGTGGTTCACCGGGCCGTTTTTACGTTTCGAAACCCGTGATATCAATGGACAAGAGACGCTGATCGCTACCGACATTCGGTTGGGCTTCCCAGGCTTTCACCCCTTCAACTTCACCTTGGCAACCCGTGAGGGCGACCGCTGGATGCCGGTGGCCATCAGCGAAGAGGTGCGCTCCCCCAGGGGGTTACACCTAGCCACACTGGCGCGGCTGGCGGCCCGAGCGGGTGGTGATGTCTCGGCGCTGTGCGCCAGCGATTACGTGGAACCACAGTGGCGCGCAGAGCCGTTTCTATACCGCTGCTAG